Genomic segment of Rhodococcus sp. W8901:
GGCATGGCTCCCGCACGAGACAAGCGAAATGGACAAGACCAAGCTTCGGCGGACAGCGGCGGTCGACGAAGAGCCCGGACGCATTCTTGGCGGTATCCATACGCCACCGCGCCCAATGCGTTCGCTGTCGCGTGCATGAGCGGCTCCGTCCAAACCTGGGCCTGGGGATCGAGGCGAGCCTCGGCTCGAAGCAACTCGATGCGCAGATCGGCCGTGTATTCGAGCATTCTGCGAGGGCAGAAGGATGGCCCCCGCGCAGAGGCGGCTTGGAGAACGAGATCGTGCGGATCCTGGCCGAACGGTGGGGTCAGGCGACTGGCCCTACCGAGATGGTGGCGCCACAGCTTGCCGCGATCTCGAACGCTCACGACGCCGCCGCCGTGGTCGTCGGATCCCGCGGACGCTCCGCAAACTCAGGTCACCGTCGCCAGTGCCGATGAGCGCTTTCACCTATCCGTGCAGCAGTCCAGGTGCTCGAGCCGCTCGGTTGGATCGACCCCGGCATCCAAGAATGGGTTCGCACCCGCAGCAACGTTCCGGCTCTACTCCGCGCCCGACCTCGCTGACCGCGGGTGTTCGGATGCGGTTCGGCAGCCGCGGGGGATCTGTCAGCGGCAGGTGATTCGCTCGCTTTCCGGCCATGCCGGGCGATCCGGGGGCGGCGGAACAGAGCCCGTCGAGGAGCGAGCGCATCCGGGCCGTGTCTTTCTGCTGCCGGTGCTGCGTTCTGGGGTGTGACTCGGGTGCGTGCCGCTTGGTGTGACGTCGGTTCGGTCGCACCGCAGTCGAGGCCCGATTTCTCATATCCTTGTACTCAGTGACCTGCGTCGACAGTCGACGCCGGGTGAATCGATCTACCCCAATGGAGGACCCCTGGGTGGCCATCACCAACATCAACGAGTTCGCTCATCTCACCGACGCCGACGTCGACGCCCTCGGACGCGAGTTGGATGCGATCCGTCGCGACGTCGAAGAGTCCCGGGGCCTACGCGATGCCCGCTACATCCGGCGGGTCATCCGCCTGCAACGCTCCCTCGAACTCGGCGGGCGCGCAGTGCTCTTCGGCAGCCGACGCAAGCCCGCGTGGGTTCTCGGCACGGCGATGCTCTCGCTGGCGAAGATCATCGAGAACATGGAGCTCGGGCACAACGTGATGCACGGCCAGTGGGACTGGATGAACGATCCGGAGATCCACTCCACGACATGGGAGTGGGACCAGACCGGGCCGTCCGAGCACTGGAAGCGCGCCCACAACTACGCGCACCACACCTACACCAACATCGTCGGGATGGACGACGACGTGGGATTCGGCATCCTGCGGATGACCCGGGACGAGAAGTGGCGGCCGATCAACCTGCTGCAGCCGATCGCGAACGTGATCTTGGCGGCGACGTTCGAGTGGGGCATCGCGCTGCACGACCTCGAGGCGCAGCAAAAGCGCGAGGGCGTCGACCCGATGCGGTGGAACTCGGGGCCCCACAAGCAGTTCGCAGTCAAGATCGCACGTCAGGTCGGTAAGGACTTCGTGCTGTTCCCGGCGCTGTCGGGCCGGGCGTGGAAGCACACGCTGGCAGCGAACGCGACGGCGAACCTGGTCCGCAATCTGTGGGCGTACGCGGTGATCTTCTGCGGACACTTCCCGGACGGTGCCGAGAAGTTCACCGCCGAGCAGTTCGAGAACGAGACCCGCGCCCAGTGGTACCTGCGACAGATGCTCGGCAGCGCGAACATCGACGCCGGCCCGATCATGGGATTTTTGACCGGAAACCTCAGCTACCAGATCGAGCACCACCTGTTCCCCGACCTGCCGTCCAACCGGTACCCCGAGATCGCGGTGCGGGTGCGCGCGCTGTGCGCCAAATACGACCTGCCCTACACCACCGGTCCACTGACCCGGCAGTACCTGCTGGCGCTACGCACGATCCACAAGCTCGCACTGCCGGACCGGTTCCTCACACGGACCTCCGACGATGCCCCCGAGACGTCGTCGGAGCACAAGTTCCACGCCACCGGTTCGCGGATCGACGCCGACACCGGGCGCCGCCGCGGGCTGGCCTCGGCGCTGCGGGCGCACGCCGAGGCCCGCGTAAAAGCACGCAGGTTCACCCGCGGGAAGTGATGGGGGCCGGGAAGCGCCGGCAGGTCCGGCGAGGATCCCGGCCTCCTTCCGAGGTGGCGCGGAGGACAGAAGTTCGTGGCCGGCTGCCGGTTCTTCGGGCGAGCCGTACAGTGGGGGAAGGCGCCCGGAGACTTGCTTGTTCCCGCGCCGACCTCTTCACACCCCAGACAGTGGTGATCGAGCACACGAGTCAGCCGCGGCGTATACCTGCGTCGGCGGCGGGGCCATCGATATCCTCGCGCGGAGGTGCGCCCGGTCGACCGGGCGCCCGCCGCTTTCGTGCGATACCAACAGATAAAAGGGACACGCCGTGAACAGCAAGCATGATCCGGTCAACGGACGACTTTTCTACGATCCGCGGGCCGAAGCGGAGGGCGATAGCGGCGCGAACCACACGACCACCGAAAAGCTCACCAGTATCGCCACCACTGCTTCTCGCCCGGTGTCGAGAAGCAGCGAGGAGATCCATCGCGCACTCTTCAGCGCCCGATAGTCTTCTGCGGCAACACTTTTCGTCATCTCTATCGCGTCCGACCATAGCGGCGTTCCGGCCGAATGCGGGACTTCCCGTCGAATGTGTGGTTGACTGTGTTTGGTCGTAGTTTTTGTTCGCGTTTTGCCACGCTCGCAAATCCTTGTTGCGGGCGGATGGATCTCCTGTTCAGGAATCGCCGTCGTGTGATACCGGCCCAGCCCTACCCATTTTCGGTAGAGCTGTTGAGCATGACAAGAGGAGAAATACATGGCAGAGGGCACCGTGAAGTGGTTCAACTCCGAGAAGGGGTTCGGCTTCATCGCACCTTCGGACGGTTCCGCTGACGTCTTCGCGCACTACTCGGAGATTCAGAGCGGCGGGTTCCGCAACCTCGAAGAGAACCAGCAGGTGCGGTTCGATATCGGCCAGGGCGCCAAGGGCCCCCAGGCGACCGGCATCACCGTAATCTGATCCACCCCGCTTTCCCCCTCGCGGGGATGTGAGGCAGCGTCGGGCCCCGCCCCCCTATGCAGGGGGCGGGGCCCGACGTGTTTCGCGTTATCGGGAAAACTCCAGCTGCGCAGCCGAATTCGCGAGGAGCGCGTTTTCCTCGATCAGACGTGCGCGGGTGTCTTCGAGTTCGAGGATGCGGGCGATGCCGGTGAGGTTGACCCCCAACCCGACGAGCTCGCTGATCCGTTCGAGGCGCCGCAGGTCGTTCGGGCTGTAGCGGCGGGTTCCCCCCACCGTGCGGTCCGGCGAGATCAGGCCCCGCCGCTCGTACAGCCGCAGAGTCTGCAGGCCCACCCCGGACAGCTCCGAGGTAACCGAGATATCACCCGACACCTGACACGATAGACCGCCCACGCGGGGACTGCCCGGCTCCAGGCGTGCACCGAACCCGGGCCACCGCCGCGTCGCCGAACCTTGTCGGGCGAAGCGTCGTTCAGGGGTGAACGACCCCGTGCAGGTTCTCCACGGCCCGCGCCACGGCGGCCAACTCCGCTCGTGCGGAGTTCATCGCGGCGGCACGACTGAGCGGGACCGCCCGCACCCCGTAATCCCCGGCCGGCCGGCGTCTGCCTGTTCGGGTCACCCGTTCCCGCTCATCGTGCACGCGCTGCCGATCCGCATATACGCGGCGCCAGAACGCTGCATCGAGGGTGAGGGGCATGGGTTCCATTCTGCCAGTGAGCGGTTCACCGAAGCGAACCGGAGGCGGGATATCCGCGGTCCGCCCCTGACTCCGCGGATACGCCACCGCCGGAACCGCTTTCGATGCCGTGACCTGCACATTCGCGCGGGTGACGACTGTCACAGAAAGTCTGTAGCGGCGACTGTAGACAATCCTGATTGCCCGTTGTACTGTTCCTCTTGTCGATACAGAAGGATCCGAGAAGGCAGGTAGAGGACGAACTACCTGCATGAAGGAAAGAACTGGTGAGTAGGGCGGGACGCGTCGAGAAGGTGTGTTGATGTGTTTGTTGAAGGACTCGATGCGTCCCGCCGTCTACCGGGCAGCTAGATCGCCTCGGTGGAGAAATGCAGGGAATGGGTAGTTGCAGGACCTGCGGCGCCGGTGAGTTGGGTGCCGCATCCGGGGTGGTAGCGAGATCGCTGCCCCGGAACGTCGAAGGAAGATCCCCACTTGGGAGGTGGTGCACGGTCAGCTGTTACACGATCGCGTCCCGTCCGCCGAGGCGGGGAACAGGTAAGGATGCCGGCCTGATGGCCGGTCTGGGTAAGTAGATCCCCTCGGGCCCCGGCGCCGTACAGGCGCCGGGGCCCACGTCCGTGCATACGAAAGGCGTCACGCACATTCCGCCGAACCCAGATAGCAGCAGCCCGAACGCCAGCGGCCCTGGAGACAAGTTCGACGACGAGGACTTCCCGGCCTACAGCATGGGCCGGGCCGCCGAACTCCTCGGTGTCACCCAAGCCTTCCTCCGTAGCCTCGACACCGCGAAACTGATCACCCCGCTGCGATCCGAAGGCGGCCACCGCCGCTACTCCCGGTACCAGCTCCGCATCGCCGCCCGTGCCCGCGAACTGATCGACCAGGGCACCCCGATCGAGGCCGCCTGCCGCATCATCATCCTCGAAGACCAACTCGCCGAAGCCCAACGCCTCAACACCGAACTCCGCCAGGCGCAACAACACTCGGGCCAGGCTGAGCCCCCGGCGGATACCACCGACTGAGCATGGCCGGTGACACATGAACGTACTGATGGGGCGATCCGGGAGATTGCTCTGACCGACGTCACCGTTCTTCCGCACCGGCTCGAGGAACCTCGGTGCATGGGCAGCGCCGGATGTCGGTGGGGGCGTTTAGCCTGCAGCTGTGATGCTGCGTGACACCGATGGCGGTGCTGATCCGAGTCTGGCGCCGGTAGCGACAACTCGCACCTCGGCCGCGCCGGTGGCATTGGCGGCCGAATCCGCTGCGCTGGTCAGCCGGGCGGTAGGGGTATCGAAGGCGGAGAACACCCGGCGGGCGTACGTGTCGGATTGGCGGCGGTTCGAGGAGTCCGGTAGTACTCGGTGCCCGACCGGTCGTCGAGTCTGTAGTTCGCGATCCTCGCGGTCGAGTTCTGCCAGCAGCTCCTGCTCGGGAACCTCCTCGCCGGCGAGCCGCAGAATTCTCGCGCTCCATTTCAGGTGCGCGGTCCACTCCTTCGGCGGCGGGCCGACGTAGGCGAAGTTGACGCGTCTCGGTCCGGTCATGTCAGTGAGTCAACCACCTCGCTACGGCTGTCCTATTTGACATCAGTTATGGACACGGGTTTCGGAACACACGTCGGCTCTGGTCGCTTGTGTGACTTTCAGCGATAAGTGGCGCTGTTCTGACGGCCGAAGGTGGCGGAGCTATTGCAGCTACGCTCGTCGACGCCGGATGGACTCGACCAGGTGATTCATGGTCGGGGTCACCCGGTGCGGACGTAGGCTGACAGCATCCTTCGGCCGGCGCCGGGTGTTCGTGACCGGGAGCGGGCCACCAGGCAGGGAGGTCCGTCGATGAGACCACGCCACCGTCTACGCCGAGCATCCATCGTCGCCGGAGCCGGCGTTGTACTGCTTCTCGCGGCACACCCAGCCGCCGCCGCACCGACCGACACTGTCTTCCCCATTCCCGTCGCCGCCCTCGGTCTCAGCGTCGGTTCGAGCGAACTCCCGAGGTCGGGCTACACCTACGTGACCGCCACTACCGATACTGACACTCCGGGAGTGACCCGTTTGGGGCCGTACATCGGTGTCCACGTCCACTGGCGAAACATCTCGACCGGTGCAGCGGGTGTCGCATACCTCGGCAACCGCGACGGCACACTGGTCGAGACCGGTTCCGGGACGGTGGTCGCCGTGGCCACGGTGCCCCAGCCCGATGGGATCTTCTTCCTGATAGTCGTCAGCACACCCGGCGCCGGTGTCTGGACGGTCCCCTGACCGACTCGGCAGCCGCACCCGGACCGTAGCTGGAGCTGCTCGAGGCGTTGAGCGGGGGCCTCACCGGCGTGGCCGCACCGCCGACGCCGGCACACTCCCAGGCTGTTCGCCGACCACGGCCCAGCAGCGGATCGAGGGAACGTCGAGGCTGCCGTACGGGTTTCCGAACGGCGCTGGGTTGATCTGGAACGGAACGATGACCGCGGCGGAGGCGATGGCTGCCGGGGCCAGAACCGAACCGGAGCTTTCGACGCAGCGCCAGGGTGTCCTGTTTGACGATCGCTGAGCAGGCCGCCCGCCGCATGCCCTAGGCGTGGGACCGTCGATGCAGCCGTGGAGAGCGCCGGGCGCCGCTACGCTCGCGGACGCAGGGACGGACTCAAGGGAGCTCGGTGACGAAGATCAGCAGGACAAGAGGGATCCAGGTCGACGGCGGGTGGAGTGTCGACTCCAATGCGTTCGTCGACGAGCACTACAACGCACAGGAGGTGCCGTTCGATGACACCATGCTGTTCACCGCGGTGAACAGCATCACCGGCGAGACGGTTTCCCTCTCCTATGAGAACGCAGCCATCGGCTACTCGCTCGAGCAGATTTTGCTGTCGAGATCGTTGGGCCGATGGATGTACGACGAAGACAGGAGTGTCCACACGACGATCGCAGCCGGCCACGACATCGAGGCCATCTATGGCCTGCTCCCCCGGTTCCTCAACCCACTCAACAAGGACCTGATTCCTCTCCGGCTCTCCAGTTGGACGGTTGTCGTCAACAATCTGACTGAAACAGAAGCTGCGCACCACGACGTGGAACTGGTCTTCTCGGCGACTCATGGGAAGCTCTTCATCGACGTCACTTACACCCGGATCGAAGATCGGCCGTACTGCGTCTACATGGGGATGTCGAAGCATCCCTACACCGAACTCACCTACAAGCTCGACAAGCCGACGACGACGCGGAAGGTGATCCACCTGAACGAGGTGGACGCTGTTGCCGCGTTGATCGACGATTTACTGACGGGACTCGAGCCCTTCTATGCGAGCGTCAGCTGACCATGGACGCCCCGGGCACGGCACTTTGACCTCGCCGGGCGCCTTGTCGCGCAGTCCCTTCCAGCTCGGATGACGAAGGCTCCGCCGGCATGCTCGCGGTACTCCGCCTCTCATACCAGTAGCGGTTCCACCCATGCACGCCCCGGATTCGCGGCCTCAACGTGCGTCCTGTTTGACGATCGGCCTGCGCGACACGAAGAGTGCTGAACACGGAAGGACACCATGGCAGTCCATGGGGGCCTTCCGGGGAAGATGTCGGGTGGTCGTCGCCTTATGTTGCCCGAGTATGGAGGCATCTAAGTCACGCGTCGGTATTCCTGGTGTTTTTTGCGGTCCCGGACGGTGAGGCCCTGTTTCTGGAGACGACGATGGACGTCGGCCGCGGTGTCGGGTTCTTCGTCGGATATGGCTTTTCGGCGTTGGCGAAGAAGGGCGTGGGTCTCTTCGTCGAGGTCGGGGTGCCCGTCGATCCAGCGGGTGAACGTGCCTTCATGTGGATTGGTGTCGGTCCAGGGATAGCCATGTGTGGTGAACGCGGCGACGATCGCCCGGGGGTTCAGGTCGTCGGCGCCCCGTCGTGCAAGTTCGCGCTCCGTCGAGTCGATGAGGACCAGGTCCTTGCCGTCGCGGAACACCGCGCGCACCTTTGATCGAGGAACATACAGTTCGTCCTCGTCATTACTCAGAAGTGCACCGTCGGAATCGACAGTGACGATGAGGGATTCGCCGAGAACGCTGAGAGCGAGCGCGACGCCTGCAGCGACACCGAGGACTGTGAGGACGGGGACCGACCATGTGGTGCTGAGTTCGGCGAGTATTTCGACTGGTCCGGGTACGGCGGGCAGGGTGTTGACCGCCCAGCGAGACACCGGGGGTGCAGCGAAGCCGAGCCCGAAGCCCGCGAGGGTGCAGGCTATGCCAAGCATCCAGGGGACGGCACGGGAGATGGCCACTCTGGTTGCGTTGTCCGCCTCGGTCATGGGTTGTCCCTTCCTAATGTCCGGTGAGGTAGCGCAGAACGATCGTGCGGATGGTGTCGACCGGATTCACTGCATTGGGGTGGTCGGCATACAAGAACGCCGAATCGGTGACTGCCCGAATCCATGTCGCGGTTGCGACGGGGTCGAGCGCGGGGTCGATCCGGTCGCGCGCCCGACCCAGCAGGTGCGTCAGTCCCGCGTTCACGATGACGTCGTCCTCGTCGAGGATTTTGCCGAGGGCAGGATCGCGTCCTACCTGCCGGATTACCTCGACCACGAGTCCCGCTGCGGCGGGATCCCTGGAGGGGGCGACGAGTTCGGCCACCATGTCGAGAATGGCCGCGAGCGGATCGTCGGCGTCGCGGTAGCGGTCTACGAGTGCTCGTGAGTTCGGGAGATCCTGCTCGAAGATCGCCCGGAACGCTCCGCGTTTGTCGCCGAAATAGTGGAACACCGTCGCAGAGCTGACGCCAGCAGCCTTCGCGATTGCTGCCACAGGGGTGGCGTCGAAACCATGCTCGGCGAACAGTGCGGCCGCGGCGTCGGTGATTGCGGCGCGGCGTTGAGCTTGGAGGGCAGGGTCAGTAGTACGGGCCACGCCGCCAGAATAATAATTGATTGACGCATCAGTCAATTAATTTGTGGGTTGATTGCTGAGAGCAAGCTCGTCGACCGCGGGCTGATCGTCGCACTGCCCAGCGAAGATCGCCGGCGCCCGTACGAGATCACCCCGGCCGGGCGGGAGGCGCTGGCGGCGCACCTGGAGAGTTGGTCGCGCGTAGTGAGCACCGGAGGGAGGCGGCTGGGATGGGCATGAGGGATCTGCTCGTGGCACTGCACCCGAAGCCGTGGCGCGAGCGCTACGGCGAAGAGTTCCGCGCACTCCTCGACGACACCGACCTCACCCTGCGCGCCCTGATCGACGTGGTCACCCACGCCGCCACCCAGCAGGTGCGGGCACGCTTGACACTGGTGCTGGTCATCGTGGCGATCGTGATGTCCGCCAGTGTCACCCACCTCGCGCGGCAGGCCGGACTGACGGACAACATCCTGTGGGCCCCCACTACACCGCGCCGAGCGCTGGCGCTGTCGGCCACCCTCGCTCCCTGGGCCGGGCTGCTGGTCCTCGCTTATCGCCGTCACCGCAAGCCGATTGGGAAGGACTGAGCTCGTGTTCATCGCCGTCATTTGCGTCTTTCTCGCGCTTGTGGTCTGCTCAGTGGTGTGTGTGGTCTCGCCGCGGTCCCGGCGCTGGGTCCTCAGAGCGGCCGCGATGCTTGTCGGTGGGCTCCTGGCGATTTACCTGATTGCTCGGGGAATCGCTGAGTTCTTCATCATCGACTACTCCGATCCTGAGAGCTATGCGCAGGACTGGGGCGGCCCACACCTGCTGGGCGTCCTCGCCGTGCACTCTGGTCCCGGCCTGGTCATCCTGGGCGCGGCAGTTACCTACTTCCTTCGGCGCCGCACCCACCTGCGTGCCGCCGTCCAGCAGTCACAAGAGCATCGGTCCGCCGTGCGGCGGGTCTGAGGCCGTGCATCGAATACCGCGTCCCGACCGGTGATCGTCGGTCCTCGACGCTTCGAGCGGTCCAGCCGTGGAAGCCGCCGCAGCAGGCCTGCCATCTTCAGCGACACAAACCGTGCCACTTACCACTGAAAGTCACACAGTCCTGGTTACCCGTCCTGCTAGCTGATCCTGCAAGGGTTCCCTATCCAAGATTTCGGCATAGCGCCGAGTTCACTGCCACA
This window contains:
- a CDS encoding fatty acid desaturase family protein encodes the protein MAITNINEFAHLTDADVDALGRELDAIRRDVEESRGLRDARYIRRVIRLQRSLELGGRAVLFGSRRKPAWVLGTAMLSLAKIIENMELGHNVMHGQWDWMNDPEIHSTTWEWDQTGPSEHWKRAHNYAHHTYTNIVGMDDDVGFGILRMTRDEKWRPINLLQPIANVILAATFEWGIALHDLEAQQKREGVDPMRWNSGPHKQFAVKIARQVGKDFVLFPALSGRAWKHTLAANATANLVRNLWAYAVIFCGHFPDGAEKFTAEQFENETRAQWYLRQMLGSANIDAGPIMGFLTGNLSYQIEHHLFPDLPSNRYPEIAVRVRALCAKYDLPYTTGPLTRQYLLALRTIHKLALPDRFLTRTSDDAPETSSEHKFHATGSRIDADTGRRRGLASALRAHAEARVKARRFTRGK
- a CDS encoding cold-shock protein — encoded protein: MAEGTVKWFNSEKGFGFIAPSDGSADVFAHYSEIQSGGFRNLEENQQVRFDIGQGAKGPQATGITVI
- a CDS encoding MerR family transcriptional regulator produces the protein MSGDISVTSELSGVGLQTLRLYERRGLISPDRTVGGTRRYSPNDLRRLERISELVGLGVNLTGIARILELEDTRARLIEENALLANSAAQLEFSR
- a CDS encoding MerR family transcriptional regulator; translated protein: MHTKGVTHIPPNPDSSSPNASGPGDKFDDEDFPAYSMGRAAELLGVTQAFLRSLDTAKLITPLRSEGGHRRYSRYQLRIAARARELIDQGTPIEAACRIIILEDQLAEAQRLNTELRQAQQHSGQAEPPADTTD
- a CDS encoding YqeB family protein gives rise to the protein MTEADNATRVAISRAVPWMLGIACTLAGFGLGFAAPPVSRWAVNTLPAVPGPVEILAELSTTWSVPVLTVLGVAAGVALALSVLGESLIVTVDSDGALLSNDEDELYVPRSKVRAVFRDGKDLVLIDSTERELARRGADDLNPRAIVAAFTTHGYPWTDTNPHEGTFTRWIDGHPDLDEETHALLRQRRKAISDEEPDTAADVHRRLQKQGLTVRDRKKHQEYRRVT
- a CDS encoding TetR/AcrR family transcriptional regulator, with the translated sequence MTDASINYYSGGVARTTDPALQAQRRAAITDAAAALFAEHGFDATPVAAIAKAAGVSSATVFHYFGDKRGAFRAIFEQDLPNSRALVDRYRDADDPLAAILDMVAELVAPSRDPAAAGLVVEVIRQVGRDPALGKILDEDDVIVNAGLTHLLGRARDRIDPALDPVATATWIRAVTDSAFLYADHPNAVNPVDTIRTIVLRYLTGH